The proteins below are encoded in one region of Desulfobacterales bacterium:
- a CDS encoding 3-hydroxyacyl-CoA dehydrogenase → MEVKGNTFIVTGAASGLGEATVRSLVADGGNAAIFDLSDENGEALAKELGNAAIYCHTDVSDETSVQAGVQKTMDAFGAINGVINCAGIGIPAKVVGKKGPMDLNKFTKTIQVNLVGAFNVIRLAAPHMIENTPNEEGERGIVINTASVAAFEGQVGQVAYAASKAGIVGMTLPIAREFADHGIRVITIAPGLFDTPMFAALGDKVRESLEAQLPFPSRFGKPSEFAQMVQSIIANPVLNGETIRLDSALRMPAK, encoded by the coding sequence ATGGAGGTCAAGGGAAACACATTTATTGTCACCGGCGCCGCGTCCGGACTGGGCGAGGCCACAGTGCGCAGCCTGGTGGCGGACGGCGGAAATGCCGCCATTTTCGATCTCTCGGATGAAAACGGCGAGGCGCTCGCAAAGGAACTGGGAAATGCGGCCATCTACTGTCACACGGATGTCTCGGATGAGACCTCGGTTCAGGCCGGCGTTCAGAAAACCATGGATGCGTTCGGCGCGATCAACGGGGTCATCAACTGCGCCGGTATCGGCATCCCGGCCAAGGTGGTCGGCAAAAAAGGCCCCATGGATCTCAATAAATTCACCAAAACCATCCAGGTCAACCTGGTGGGTGCCTTCAACGTCATCCGGCTGGCCGCCCCGCACATGATCGAGAACACCCCGAATGAAGAGGGCGAGCGCGGCATTGTCATCAACACCGCCTCTGTCGCCGCCTTTGAAGGCCAGGTGGGCCAGGTGGCCTATGCCGCCTCCAAAGCCGGAATTGTCGGCATGACGCTGCCCATTGCCAGGGAATTCGCCGATCACGGCATCCGCGTGATCACCATCGCGCCCGGGCTGTTTGACACCCCGATGTTTGCGGCCCTGGGCGATAAGGTCCGGGAGTCCCTGGAAGCCCAGCTCCCGTTTCCGTCGCGCTTCGGCAAGCCCTCGGAATTTGCGCAGATGGTTCAGTCCATTATCGCCAATCCGGTGCTAAACGGCGAGACCATCCGGCTGGACTCCGCCCTCAGGATGCCGGCGAAATAA